The Gemmatimonadaceae bacterium nucleotide sequence GTGCAGACGCTCATCGCCGATGCGCGGCGCCTCGGTGCGGGGGCGCTTTCGCACCGCTCGACCGTGGCGGAGTCCGATGGTGACCTGGGCCAGCTCGGTGCGGCGCTCAACGCCATGGCGTCCGAACTGGAGGCGCGTCGCAAGGTCACGCAGGAGGACCTGCAGCGCGCCCTGCAGGTGTTCGAGGATTCTCCGGTCGCGATGTGGATCGCCGACGCCTCGGCGGACGGTGCGGCGAGCTGTCGCATCACCCGCGCCAACGCGGCCGCTGCGCGCCTGCTCGGGGTGTCGGTCGGCTCGCTGATGGGCCAGCGCGATGGTGAACTCGTGGATGCCGTGGGAGCACCGCTGGTGGCGCCCGTTGCCGCCGGCGAGGATCCGCCGCCCACGCGCAGCGGTCCCGCCACGCTGCTCACCGCCGACGGCACGCGGCGGGGCTGTACCCTCACCGTGACGCACTTCACCGACCAGTCCACGCCCATGCGCCTCGTCACGGCGCAGGAGGCGACGAGCGGCGCGGGCGCCGGCGGCGGCAGCGGCGCACGGGTCACACACGGCGCGCCCGACCTGGTGGGCTTCGCGGGCCAGGTCGCGGACCAGTTCAGCGACGTGCTGGTCGGGATGTCCGGGTTCACGCAGTTCGCGATCGAGAACGAACACGACCCCGACATGCGCGCGATGGCGCTCAAGCGCATGAGTGAGTTGTCGGGCCGCGGGCTCACGGTCGCGCGCCAGCTGCAGTGCTACGGCGGGCGCGGCATGTCGCACCGCGGCGCGGTCAGCCTCAACGACGCCATCACCGGCACGCTGCGGTCGATGCACGGCACGCTCGGGAAGGACGTGGTGCTCGACCTGCGGCTCACCACCGCCGGCTCCTCGATCTGGAGTGACCCGGCGATCGTGCAGGACGCGGTCACGGCGCTGCTGGTGAATGCGCGCGAGGCGATGCCGCGTGGCGGCACGCTCACCGTCGCGACCACGCTGGCCGAGGTGCCGGACGATCGCAGCGGCCGCTATCCGGCGCCGGCCGGCCGGTACGTCGTGCTCACCATCGCCGACACCGGCGTCGGCATGGGCAGCGAGGCGCAGCGTCGCATGTTCGACCCGTTCTACACCACGCAGCAGCGTCGCGGGGCGGGACTTGGCCTGGCCGCGGTGGCTGGCATCGCGCGTGAGCACGCCTGGGTGATCAGTGTCGAGAGCGAACCCAAGGTCGGGACCGCGATCTCGATCTACATGCCCCTCGCCGCCACCGAGGCGGGCACCCGCCCCCCGACCGGCGCTCAGTCCAGGCGCGTCACCACACCGGAACGCATCGCGTAGCGGGTGCCCGTCACCGGGTCGGCGGCCTCCCCGTCACCCGCCAGTGGCAGCGCCAGGCGCTCCCCGTGCTCGCTCATCCAGCCGACCTGCCGCGCCGGCACGCCCACCATCAGTGCGTACGGCGGCACGTCACGGTGGATCACCGCCCCCGCACCCACGAACGCGAACGCGCCCACCGTCACGCCGCAGACGATCGTGCAGTTGGCGCCGAGCGTGGCACCGCGGCA carries:
- a CDS encoding PAS domain-containing protein; protein product: MPSASLRNRLLAVAAAATAPFVVYLAVSAGREKTLARTALHDDVLTRARAVASLMDERLRTVDDLLDSAMVQAARPGIGDRRIEIVDPRPNPLATTLTIAVLDSAGRRRRTFLGDADRVTAVPAERRAALVAPALAGRAASAGSALPTIVDEGLSRAAADSIAMIIVRPLLPRAVPCACLADTIGAVVALLSDKGIQSLLGSDTLPENAVAVLLGRSGEPLGRIARPARWIDRGAGDSSVLATGGQRDGVISVRGGDDASRLVGFATLERRPWRVYVGLPSEAAMAGSNDRLRDLALLALVALAIAGFGVTIVLRAFTAPVQTLIADARRLGAGALSHRSTVAESDGDLGQLGAALNAMASELEARRKVTQEDLQRALQVFEDSPVAMWIADASADGAASCRITRANAAAARLLGVSVGSLMGQRDGELVDAVGAPLVAPVAAGEDPPPTRSGPATLLTADGTRRGCTLTVTHFTDQSTPMRLVTAQEATSGAGAGGGSGARVTHGAPDLVGFAGQVADQFSDVLVGMSGFTQFAIENEHDPDMRAMALKRMSELSGRGLTVARQLQCYGGRGMSHRGAVSLNDAITGTLRSMHGTLGKDVVLDLRLTTAGSSIWSDPAIVQDAVTALLVNAREAMPRGGTLTVATTLAEVPDDRSGRYPAPAGRYVVLTIADTGVGMGSEAQRRMFDPFYTTQQRRGAGLGLAAVAGIAREHAWVISVESEPKVGTAISIYMPLAATEAGTRPPTGAQSRRVTTPERIA